From Thalassovita sp.:
AGACGGGTAGCCGAGCTGTTGCGCGGCAGTTTCGCAAGCGCGAGAGAAGCGCGGAAACGCTCTTCCATCGGCTTTTCTTTGTCGTTGATGACCTCTTTGAGGGCAGCGCGCTTAGCAGCATATTTTGCTACCAGCTTCTCACGCTTTACCTCACGAGCGACCATGGATTTCTTAGCCATTACTCTAATCTCCCCGCGCTTAGCTGTTGAAGGGCATGTTGAAGGCTTTCAACAGGCTCTTAGCTTCCGCATCGGTGTTCGCGGTGGTGGCGATCACGATGTCCATACCCCAGACTTCGTCAACTTTGTCGAAGTCAATCTCGGGGAACACGATGTGTTCTTTCAGACCGGTGGCGTAGTTGCCACGGCCGTCGAACGACGTGCCCGAAACACCGCGGAAGTCGCGGATACGAGGCATTGCGATGGTGATCAGACGATCCAGGAATTCATACATGCGGTCGCCGCGCAGGGTCACTTTCGCGCCCATCGGCATACCTTCACGTACGCGGAAACCCGCGATCGAGTTCTTGGCAACGGTGGTCAAGGCCTTCTGACCTGCGATCTTGGTCAGATCTTCCTGAGCAGCTTTGGCTTTCTTGCTGTCTTTGACAGCTTCGGCGCCGCAGCCGATGTTCAGAACGATTTTGTCCAGACGCGGGATCTGCATGTCGTTTTTATACGCGAACTCTTCTTTCATAGCTGCGCGGATGGTTTCGACATACTGGGTCTTCAGACGCGGGGTGTAGGTTGCATCAGCCATTAGATCACGTCCCCAGTGGTTTTGGCGAAGCGCACTTTCTTGTCACCTTCCATGCGGAAGCCAACACGCGTTGCTTTGCCGTTTGCGTCCAGGATCGCCAGGTTCGACAGCTGGATGGGCATTGCCTTGGGCAGGCGGCCACCTTGGCTGGTCTGGGTCTGACGGGTGTGGCGGATGGCCATGTTGATGCCATCTACAACTGCTTTACCGGCAGCCGGGTCAACGGAAGCGATCACGCCTTCTTTGCCCTTGTCTTTGCCGGCCAGCACGACGACCTTGTCGCCTTTTTTCAACTTAGCAGCCATCTTACAGCACCTCCGGAGCCAGCGACACGATCTTCATCATGCCTTTGCCGCGCAGCTCACGAACAACCGGGCCAAAGATACGGGTACCGACCGGCTCGTTGTTGTTGTTCAGGATAACAGCTGCGTTGCGATCAAAACGGATCGCGGTGCCGTCTTCACGACGTACTTCTTTGGCGGTGCGAACGACGACGGCTTTACGCACGTCACCTTTTTTCACACGACCACGCGGAATGGCTTCCTTGACGGAAACGACGATGATGTCGCCCACCGACGCATAACGACGGTGCGAGCCACCCAGAACCTTGATGCACTGAACACGGCGCGCGCCGCTGTTGTCAGCAACATCCAGGTTTGTCTGCATCTGGATCATTTGGTTTCTCCCGACCTGTGGGGGGGCTTGCAGTTGCCCAAATCCCCAGGGTTTCGCTAATTAAAGCGTTGGGATCGTCTAAGCTAACTTAGGCGATCACTTCCCAACGCTTCGTTTTCGACTTCGGTGCACATTCCTGGATACGGACGGCGTCACCGACGTTGAATTGGTTGTTCTCATCGTGAGCCCGGTACTTTTTGGACTTACGGATGGTCTTTTTCAGAACAGGATGCGTAAAGCGGCGCTCGACCAGAACAGTAACGGTTTGCTCGTTGGCGTTCGAGGTCACGGTGCCTTGCAGAATACGTTTGGGCATCAATCAGGTCCTTATTCAGCAGCCGCTTGGGCTTTTTCGTTCAGCACAGTGGCAACGCGTGCGACGTCACGACGGACCTGACGCATACGAGCAGTGTTTTCGAGCTGACCGGTGGCCTGTTGAAAGCGCAGGTTAAACGCTTCTTTCTTAAGAGCCGCCAGCTCATCACGGAGCTGATCCGGCGTCTTATCACGCAGTTCATTGGCGTTCATGTCGCCTTTTCCTTTCTACTACACCAGAAGGCCCCGCTATGTGTTTGGGTCACCTTTTATCTGGTGGGTTATCTCTGCACGGACGAATCCCTACAGCCTGCGAATCCGCAGGATGACGCTCTATAGGGGCATATGGGGGTGGGGGCAAGGGAAAGATGGGCCGGCGTTGCTTATTCCATTGCCCAAAGAAGGCACCGCGCCTGAACCGCAGGGGCGAAGCGAAGCGCCCGCCCCGTTGGGGGCGGTTCGGGCGCTGCCAAATCTGTGATTTGGCAATAGTGCTTCGCCACACGCCAAAGCCCAATCGTCACACCCCCTACCCCAATCCGCAGCGCGGGTGTATCACCAAGACATGTCACAGATTGAATCGCTCTTTGTCACGCGGGTCTACCGCGCGGAACTTAACGAATTCGGCCCCGGGGTCGATGCCGATGAACTCGAAGCCTCCTGCTACGGCATTGCCGAAGATGATGAGGCCGGTCAGGACTGGTGTGAGGAAAACGGCTATCCCGGCTACACCTCCTATGCCTCGCTGACGGACCTTGGTTGGCGCTCGCCGATCTTTGCCGATGTCATCAAGGCCTTGGATGAACACGTCATGTCCTTCGCCAAGGATCTGGAGTTTGATCTGGCCGACCGCAAGCTGGTGCTTGAAGACCTCTGGATCAACATCCTGCCCGAGGGCGGCATGCATAGCTCGCATCTGCATCCCCATTCGGTGATTTCCGGCACCACCTACGTGTCGATGCCCGATGGCACATCGTCGCTGAAGCTGGAAGATCCCCGGTCCGGCCGCCTGATGGCCGCCCCGCCGCGCCAGAAAGACGCGCGCCGCGACCTGCAGACCTTTGTCTACATGAAACCCAATGTGGGGGACGTGCTGCTCTGGGAAAGCTGGCTGCGCCATGAGGTGCCGATGAACATGGCCGAAGATGACCGCGTCTCGGTCAGCTTTAACTACAAATGGGAATAACCCCGAAACCAAAAACGGCCCCAACCGGGGCCGTTTATTTTTGAAACCTAGCTGCGTTCGCTGAGTGCCTTCTCGATCCGTTCCAGACGCGCCACCACGTCATCGCGGTATTCATCGGTCGCGGCTGCCGTTTCCTCAGCATGTGCATCCTGCATGGTGCTGACGATCAAACCGACCACCAGGTTCATCACCGCAAACGCCGTGATCAGGATAAAGGGCACAAAGAACAACCAGGCCTGAGGATGCACCTCCATCACCGGGCGCACGATGCCCATAGACCAGCTTTCCAGCGTCATCACCTGAAACAGCGAATAGAGCGAACCACCCAGCGTGCCGAACCATTCGGGGAAGGTTGGGCCGTAAAGCTTTGTCGCGATCACCGCACCGATGTAGAAAATGATGCCCGTCAGCAAGAAGACCGAGGCCATGCCGGGCAGCGCCAGAATAAAGGCCTCCACCACCCGGCGCAGTGACGGCACAACGGAGACCACGCGCAACAGACGCAGGATCCGCAACGCCCGCAGAACCGACAGCCCCGCGCCCGCCGGCGACAGGGAGATGCCGATGATCACCGCATCAAACAGGTTCCAGCCCGAGCGGAAGAACGCCCCACCGCGGGCAAACAGCTTGGCCAGCAGCTCCACCACAAAAATCGCCAGACAGATCTGATCCAGCGCCTTGATCAGCCCCCCAGCCGTGGCCATCACCGCGGGCGAGGTTTCCAGACCCAAGATCACCGCATTGAACAGGATCACTGCAAGGATCGCATTGCCGACCCACGGCCGATCCAGAAACTCAGATACAGTCTTGCGCATTACTCGCCCCTTTGTTCGCTGAGGCGCTGTTTAGTAACACACACCACCAAGGGGCAAGGCATTTCGTTGACAACCCGCGCTTAGAGGTCAAGCTGAACTCATTTAAACGCATTTACTTTTATATTTTGGAGAAAACCTATGCCCGAAACCGATTCAAACTCCAGCTCTAGTACCGATCGTATTTTGGACCGGAGCGTCAAGCTCGCAAAACTCATTAGCGCTATCTTGATTTTTTCATTGGTCCTGAGCCTCATTTACCGCCCATCATTTTGGACCAAACGCATCATTAAGATAGATGAAGCATTCTCAGACACCGAGTATCGATTCGAGTTTGATGCCTTTGGC
This genomic window contains:
- the rpsN gene encoding 30S ribosomal protein S14; the encoded protein is MAKKSMVAREVKREKLVAKYAAKRAALKEVINDKEKPMEERFRASLALAKLPRNSSATRLHNRCQLTGRPHAYYRKLKVSRIMLRELGSFGQIPGLVKSSW
- the rplE gene encoding 50S ribosomal protein L5 encodes the protein MADATYTPRLKTQYVETIRAAMKEEFAYKNDMQIPRLDKIVLNIGCGAEAVKDSKKAKAAQEDLTKIAGQKALTTVAKNSIAGFRVREGMPMGAKVTLRGDRMYEFLDRLITIAMPRIRDFRGVSGTSFDGRGNYATGLKEHIVFPEIDFDKVDEVWGMDIVIATTANTDAEAKSLLKAFNMPFNS
- the rplX gene encoding 50S ribosomal protein L24, whose amino-acid sequence is MAAKLKKGDKVVVLAGKDKGKEGVIASVDPAAGKAVVDGINMAIRHTRQTQTSQGGRLPKAMPIQLSNLAILDANGKATRVGFRMEGDKKVRFAKTTGDVI
- the rplN gene encoding 50S ribosomal protein L14; amino-acid sequence: MIQMQTNLDVADNSGARRVQCIKVLGGSHRRYASVGDIIVVSVKEAIPRGRVKKGDVRKAVVVRTAKEVRREDGTAIRFDRNAAVILNNNNEPVGTRIFGPVVRELRGKGMMKIVSLAPEVL
- the rpsQ gene encoding 30S ribosomal protein S17, encoding MPKRILQGTVTSNANEQTVTVLVERRFTHPVLKKTIRKSKKYRAHDENNQFNVGDAVRIQECAPKSKTKRWEVIA
- the rpmC gene encoding 50S ribosomal protein L29 translates to MNANELRDKTPDQLRDELAALKKEAFNLRFQQATGQLENTARMRQVRRDVARVATVLNEKAQAAAE
- a CDS encoding TIGR02466 family protein, translated to MSQIESLFVTRVYRAELNEFGPGVDADELEASCYGIAEDDEAGQDWCEENGYPGYTSYASLTDLGWRSPIFADVIKALDEHVMSFAKDLEFDLADRKLVLEDLWINILPEGGMHSSHLHPHSVISGTTYVSMPDGTSSLKLEDPRSGRLMAAPPRQKDARRDLQTFVYMKPNVGDVLLWESWLRHEVPMNMAEDDRVSVSFNYKWE
- a CDS encoding ion transporter produces the protein MRKTVSEFLDRPWVGNAILAVILFNAVILGLETSPAVMATAGGLIKALDQICLAIFVVELLAKLFARGGAFFRSGWNLFDAVIIGISLSPAGAGLSVLRALRILRLLRVVSVVPSLRRVVEAFILALPGMASVFLLTGIIFYIGAVIATKLYGPTFPEWFGTLGGSLYSLFQVMTLESWSMGIVRPVMEVHPQAWLFFVPFILITAFAVMNLVVGLIVSTMQDAHAEETAAATDEYRDDVVARLERIEKALSERS